The following nucleotide sequence is from Hydrogenispora ethanolica.
AAAAAATTTTAGTATTATCGTTCCGGGCATCGGTTCTTACGGAAAATCCGGTAATTTTATTCCCGCCAGAATTGAGCCGGGTGTATTAATAGCTTTAGTGATTGTATTAGCTGTATGGGCGATTTTGAAATGGACGCGTTTCGGGCGTAACCTCTATGCTGTGGGCGGTAACAGCGAGAGTGCGTTAATGCTTGGTATAAATGTTAAACGCACCAGATTTTTTTCCTATATACTATGCGGGTTATTTTCCGGAATAGCCGGTTATGTCTATCTCTTGCACACAGGAGCCGGAAACGCGTCGAATGCGTCTCAGGCGGAAATGCAGGCGATTGCGTCATCAATCATCGGCGGAACATTATTAACCGGCGGTGTCGGCAGCGTTATCGGTACGCTTTTCGGAGTGATGTCTTTAAAGACGATAAACAATATTGTAATTGCATCGGGACTTAGAGAGCCGTATTGGCAAAGTATTACTACCGGTCTAATGCTTTGCTTCTTTATCTTGCTTCAAAGCGTAATTCTCGCACTTCGTAAAAAGAGCGGCGTACGGAATGGCGAAAACTGGAGAAAGCATAAAATCTGGAATTTCTTGACTTCTCAAAGAAACAGCGAATAGGTAAAATTCGGCAAAAGTCAAAGACCATGAGGAAGGCCTCTATCCAAAGTATATCAGGGAAACCTCGTTCGGTTGGCCTTCAAAGCAGTCAACCACGGCCGCTACCGCATCGGCTTGGAAAGCTTGATGTTTAAATTTTAAGCGCATGAATTACACCCCGTGTCATTTAATACTTTTTCGATAAATTGATGCATCCTGAGATCCGGGTTCCGATAATATTTGACCGATCTATCCGTAAAGCATGGTTCTCCGACCTCTGAGTTTTTTTGGATAATTTCCATTGCATAGGTTATCGCTTGATATACATCCGTTAATTGAATCTGAGACAGTATATTCAAAATTGTTGCTTCTTCTTTAATATCCGCTTCTGCCGGCAAATGATAAATCTCCCGGATTATCGGCGCATACTGACTCGGCTGATTAACACACCGTTCAAATCGGGATTTATGCAAAATCAACCAAAGGTCAAAACACAAGTTGCTATAAGCCGGGAAAACCTCCTTTTCTTTACACTTATCCAGAGCTTGACGAAACTGCCCCTCTTTCAAGTCTTGGTCAAAAATAGCAGTTTTCATCTGGTGTTCGGCATGATAAACTGTAGCGCTTGCTGCCCTTTCTGCTACAATCAATGGATTTCCGCCGCCACAACAAAAAAAGAGAAAATCCACATTATAAGTCCGACTTTCACACTGATGAATAAGCTTTTTTAAATGCTTTAGATAAAGTTCCTCTTGAAGTCCTTCATATGCTCCCCGATAGACTTGGATTTGTCGCCGTTCGTGCGGTTGACGGCGGCTTTTCCCGGCCATTAGGATTCACCTTCTTTACCGTGTAAAGCCTGGTGAACAGCGGCTTCAAAATCAACAAACGGGATCGCGCCATACTTCCCGGCGAGGTAATTTTTCATGAATCGTTCATCATCCCGCACAGCTTTTTCCCCGTAAGTCTTAAAATCGGCCAACGAATATAATTCACTTTCGTAGGTGTCCCGGTCTTTCGCCACAAACAAGATTTGATCGCGGCGAAATATATTTTTATTTAAATAAATCGGGTTATGGGTATTAAAAATCAACTGGGCTCCGTTGGTATTGAGCTTTGGATTATTGAACACACTGACAATCGCCGCCACCAAATCCGGATGCAACGATGCATCCAATTCATCGACGACCAACACGGATCCTAGTTTTAAAGCTTGAACAAAGGGGAATGAAAACTCCAGCATTTTGATAGTCCCTTTGGATTCTAAAATTTCAGATTTAATATCCAAACCTTGGCCAAAAGGGTTCCCCGGGATTGGATAACGGGACCGCAGTTGGGTTTTCTGTTCCGAATCCGAATTACGACTCACTTCCAGCCGGATGTCTTGCGGCCCGAAATCGGCATGGCGCAACATTGCATTCATGACGTTATTGCGGAGAATAAATTTTTGATTGGTAAAATGCTCCGGCAATTGCACCTCTAACTTGGCTTCATCAAAATCGGTTATCGTAATTAATTTTTCCTGAAACCAACGGATGACTTTGCCGGCTAATTCATTATTCACCACGCTTTTGAAAGCGCCGCAGAGAAATAAATCGGTAGCTTCAAGGTTGGCGTTGATTTGACTTTCCAACGTTTCCAAGAGACTCACAGAAGTCTTCCCGGAATAAAACTTTAATGTCTTTTTATCTTTTATGAGGGTAACTTGGTTATAATCCCTTACAAAAACGTCTTTTTGATCAACGATTAAATACTCATTGGCAATTAATCTTTTCGTTTCCCGAACATCTTTGCTTTCCCAACGCGATTCAAGACTTAACCCGTAGATATACTCTACCCCTTCTAACAAAAAAGTCACTTCAAGTCTGACCGGTTCCGAATATTTTTGATAATCATGAATAAACGGAAATACCTCTATCATCTCGGAGATTAAATTGTCTTTTTGTTTTCGGATGTTCCCTTTTCCAGTGACATATTTTAGAAAATCCAGTCCCATCACAATGCTTGTTTTACCGCTGGCGTTCGGCCCATAAATGACCGCAGACGGCAAAATTCGTCGTCCATCAGTCTTAATTAAGAAGTCTTCGTGTGTTCTTTGCAGTGAAGCCAACATGGATAGCACGGTTTCCTCATAAAAAGAGCGAAAGTTTTTCATTTTAAGTTCCAATAACATATTTCTCACCTCCTAATCCCTATTATACGCAAAAACAGCCCAAAAAACACTATTAATTTGAGAAAATTTCGTAAATAAGTGGTGCATTTCTCCTTAATCTCCGTTCCCGGGGATAGCATCTAAAACAAATTGCTTCATTGGCTTTATCTTCAAAGCACGCCACCAAAGAGTTCCCAGCAACAAAATGAACCTTCTTAAAACACCACCAATTCATACGTGTGGGTATATAGCTCCGGCCAGTACTGTCAAAATCCCATCTGGCTCTTCGAGTATCAGCCGAGCAGAAGTGGCCAATATCCACAAAAATTTCTAAAAGGGTGAGGACGGAAAATGTTCGATCTCCAACAACTGTCACGATCGGCCAGAAAAACTGGTTGTTCAGTGGAAGTCCTAAAAGCGCCGCTGTCAGCGCAATGGCGTATAGTATCATCGAAACAGCGAAAGCCAATGGCCTAACCCCCTACAAACATCTCTTGTACATCTTCAAAAACCTACCTGGGGTTCTATTCAGGCAATTTCCTGAATTTTTAGAGACTTCCTTCCTTGGAGCCCCGAAATTCAAACCAACTGCAAATAGCGATAAACACCGCCACTATTATACCTTGGGCTTTACTCTTTTCAAATCCACCACCTTATTGGACGCTTACTGTATAAATAGCAGGCTCCCATCTCTAGCCTCGCAACTAAGGATTATCCAAATTCACGACG
It contains:
- a CDS encoding ABC transporter permease; protein product: MALLKRIKDIFTLKQEDKPREPISSTALLLTITISAFVVMYVLAMIIWGGGFLNIQQFLDIFNNNAYLIVISCGLTVVMIAAGIDISVGGTVALITMSCVVFLDSRGGSIAGSMILALGIGLAIGIIQGFLVSYLNIQPFIVTLAGMFFTRGMTTIVSSAPHTATNEAFLALKNFSIIVPGIGSYGKSGNFIPARIEPGVLIALVIVLAVWAILKWTRFGRNLYAVGGNSESALMLGINVKRTRFFSYILCGLFSGIAGYVYLLHTGAGNASNASQAEMQAIASSIIGGTLLTGGVGSVIGTLFGVMSLKTINNIVIASGLREPYWQSITTGLMLCFFILLQSVILALRKKSGVRNGENWRKHKIWNFLTSQRNSE
- a CDS encoding RloB domain-containing protein, with translation MAGKSRRQPHERRQIQVYRGAYEGLQEELYLKHLKKLIHQCESRTYNVDFLFFCCGGGNPLIVAERAASATVYHAEHQMKTAIFDQDLKEGQFRQALDKCKEKEVFPAYSNLCFDLWLILHKSRFERCVNQPSQYAPIIREIYHLPAEADIKEEATILNILSQIQLTDVYQAITYAMEIIQKNSEVGEPCFTDRSVKYYRNPDLRMHQFIEKVLNDTGCNSCA
- a CDS encoding AAA family ATPase, with product MLLELKMKNFRSFYEETVLSMLASLQRTHEDFLIKTDGRRILPSAVIYGPNASGKTSIVMGLDFLKYVTGKGNIRKQKDNLISEMIEVFPFIHDYQKYSEPVRLEVTFLLEGVEYIYGLSLESRWESKDVRETKRLIANEYLIVDQKDVFVRDYNQVTLIKDKKTLKFYSGKTSVSLLETLESQINANLEATDLFLCGAFKSVVNNELAGKVIRWFQEKLITITDFDEAKLEVQLPEHFTNQKFILRNNVMNAMLRHADFGPQDIRLEVSRNSDSEQKTQLRSRYPIPGNPFGQGLDIKSEILESKGTIKMLEFSFPFVQALKLGSVLVVDELDASLHPDLVAAIVSVFNNPKLNTNGAQLIFNTHNPIYLNKNIFRRDQILFVAKDRDTYESELYSLADFKTYGEKAVRDDERFMKNYLAGKYGAIPFVDFEAAVHQALHGKEGES